One Nocardioides luti DNA window includes the following coding sequences:
- the purM gene encoding phosphoribosylformylglycinamidine cyclo-ligase, with protein sequence MTESAHPSGENAYAAAGVSIEAADKAIDLMKVWVEKARRPEMIGGLGGFAGLFDATALKSYERPLLATSTDGVGTKVAIAQAMDVHDSIGFDLVGMVVDDLVVCGAEPLFMTDYIATGRVVPERIAAIVKGIAEACVEAGCALVGGETAEHPGLLAPDEYDVAGATTGVVEADKLLGPGRVRPGDAVIMMEASGLHSNGYSLVRHVLLGSADRGGAGWALDRHVPELGRTLGEELLEPTRIYAKACLALADQELAHAMAHVTGGGLAANLERVMPEELTATVERGTWNPQPVFDLVRRVGNVSQPDLEATLNCGVGMVSLAAPEAVGRTLEVLEGFGIRAWVAGEVTLAPAGGDRAGKVVLEGQHPDW encoded by the coding sequence ATGACCGAGTCCGCGCACCCCTCCGGAGAGAACGCGTACGCCGCTGCCGGCGTCTCCATCGAGGCGGCCGACAAGGCGATCGACCTGATGAAGGTCTGGGTCGAGAAGGCCCGTCGTCCGGAGATGATCGGGGGGCTCGGCGGCTTCGCCGGCCTCTTCGACGCGACGGCGCTGAAGTCGTACGAGCGGCCGCTCCTCGCGACGTCCACCGACGGCGTCGGCACCAAGGTCGCGATCGCGCAGGCGATGGACGTCCACGACTCCATCGGCTTCGACCTGGTCGGCATGGTGGTCGACGACCTGGTCGTGTGCGGCGCCGAGCCGCTCTTCATGACCGACTACATCGCCACCGGCCGGGTCGTCCCCGAGCGGATCGCCGCGATCGTCAAGGGCATCGCCGAGGCGTGCGTCGAGGCCGGCTGCGCGTTGGTCGGCGGCGAGACCGCGGAGCACCCGGGCCTGCTCGCGCCCGACGAGTACGACGTGGCCGGCGCGACGACCGGCGTCGTGGAGGCCGACAAGCTGCTCGGCCCCGGGCGGGTCCGTCCGGGCGACGCGGTCATCATGATGGAGGCCAGCGGCCTGCACTCGAACGGCTACTCGCTGGTCCGCCACGTGCTGCTCGGCTCCGCCGACCGTGGCGGCGCCGGCTGGGCGCTGGACCGTCACGTGCCCGAGCTCGGCCGCACCCTCGGGGAGGAGCTCCTCGAGCCCACCCGCATCTACGCCAAGGCGTGCCTGGCGCTCGCCGACCAGGAGCTCGCCCACGCGATGGCCCACGTCACCGGTGGGGGCCTGGCCGCCAACCTCGAGCGGGTGATGCCCGAGGAGCTGACCGCGACGGTCGAGCGCGGCACCTGGAACCCGCAGCCCGTCTTCGACCTGGTCCGTCGGGTCGGGAACGTCTCGCAGCCCGACCTCGAGGCCACCCTGAACTGCGGCGTCGGCATGGTCTCGCTTGCCGCGCCGGAGGCCGTCGGCCGCACGCTCGAGGTGCTCGAGGGCTTCGGGATCCGCGCCTGGGTCGCGGGTGAGGTCACCCTCGCGCCGGCCGGAGGCGACCGCGCCGGCAAGGTGGTCCTGGAGGGCCAGCACCCCGACTGGTGA
- a CDS encoding DUF3073 domain-containing protein, producing MGRGRAKAKQTKVARDLKYQTHETDFGALANELHGDSHNDTDQVDPEELEKWSDYSGPRRD from the coding sequence ATGGGGCGCGGCCGAGCGAAAGCCAAGCAGACGAAGGTCGCACGCGACCTCAAGTACCAGACCCACGAGACGGACTTCGGGGCGCTGGCCAACGAGCTGCACGGCGACAGTCACAACGACACCGACCAGGTGGATCCCGAAGAGCTCGAGAAGTGGTCCGACTACTCCGGCCCACGACGCGACTGA